Proteins co-encoded in one Apteryx mantelli isolate bAptMan1 chromosome 4, bAptMan1.hap1, whole genome shotgun sequence genomic window:
- the TKFC gene encoding triokinase/FMN cyclase isoform X2 produces the protein MEVSKKLVNSVASCADDALAGLVACNPGIRLLQGHRVALRADLEGIRGRVALLSGGGSGHEPAHAGYIGKGMLTGVVAGAVFASPAVGSILAAIRAVTRAGAAGTLLIVKNYTGDRLNFGLALERARAEGAAVQMVVVGDDSAFAAPKKAGRRGLCGTVLVHKVAGALAEAGASLNEIVKTVSAAAKAMGTLGLSLSPCSVPGSKPTFQLAHDEMELGLGIHGEAGVRRMKVVSADEAVETMLTHMTDPSNASRLPLSPGSSVVLVVNNLGGLSYLELGIVAGAAVRSLESRGVHVARALVGSFMTALEMAGVSLTLMLVDEELLRLIDAKTTAMAWPNLAAAPAMSRREEVPAPKEEAETVQPATGTGTGGQRAQLVLERVCSTLLALEDELNELDRAAGDGDCGHTHARAARAIQEWVRARPPPAAPAQLLSALADLLLQEMGGSSGVLYGLFLTAAAQPLHRRGDLPAWADATDAGIEAVRRYGGAAPGDRTMLDSLCAAGEVLQGLRAPGANPLQVLGAAVQSAEAAAEATRHMEAGAGRASYISSAQLLQPDPGAVAAAAVLRAVLEGLQS, from the exons ATGGAG GTCTCCAAGAAGCTGGTGAACTCGGTGGCCAGCTGTGCGGATGATGCCCTGGCAGGGCTGGTCGCCTGCAACCCTGGCATCCGGCTCCTGCAAGGACACCGCGTGGCCCTGCGAGCCGACCTGGAGGGCATCCGGGGCCGCGTGGCTCTGCTCTCCGGAGGGGGCTCTGGCCACGAGCCCGCGCATGCCG GATACATCGGGAAGGGCATGCTGACCGGAGTGGTGGCCGGCGCTGTCTTCGCTTCCCCCGCCGTGGGCAGCATCCTGGCAGCCATCCGGGCGGTGACGCGGGCTGGCGCAG CGGGGACCCTCTTGATCGTGAAGAACTACACCGGGGACCGGCTGAACTTCGGGCTGGCGCTGGAGCGGGCGCGGGCGGAGGGGGCCGCCGTGCAGATGGTGGTTGTGGGGGACGACAGCGCCTTCGCCGCCCCGAAGaaggccgggcgccgcgggctgTGCGGCACGGTGCTCGTACACAAG GTGGCCGGGGCCTTGGCCGAGGCGGGGGCGAGCTTGAACGAGATCGTGAAGACGGTGTCGGCAGCTGCCAAAGCCATGG GTACCCTGGGCCTCAGCCTGTCCCCATGCAGCGTCCCTGGATCCAAGCCCACCTTCCAGCTGGCTCACGATGAGATGGAGCTGGGCCTGG GGATCCACGGCGAAGCGGGTGTGCGCAGGATGAAG gtGGTGTCGGCAGACGAGGCTGTGGAGACCATGCTGACACACATGACGGACCCTTCCAACGCCTCCCGCCTGCCCCTGAGCCCCG GCAGCTCCGTGGTGCTGGTGGTGAACAACCTGGGCGGCCTGTCCTACTTGGAGCTGGGCATCGTGGCCGGTGCAGCCGTGCGCAGCCTGG AGAGCCGAGGCGTCCACGTCGCCAGGGCCTTGGTGGGCTCCTTCATGACAGCGCTGGAGATGGCCGGTGTCTCCCTCACCCTCATGCTGGTGGACGAGGAGCTCCTGAGGCTGATCG ATGCCAAGACCACGGCCATGGCTTGGCCCAACCTGGCTGCAGCACCTGCAATGAGCCGGAGAGAGGAGGTGCCAGCGCCAAAGGAGGAAGCGGAGACAGTGCAGCCTGCGACCGGCACGG GGACTGGCGGGCAGCGGGCACAGCTGGTCCTGGAGCGCGTGTGCAGCACCCTGCTCGCCCTGGAGGACGAGCTCAATGAGCTGGACCGCGCTGCGGGCGACGGGGACTGTGGCCACACGCACGCCCGGGCCGCCCGAG CCATCCAGGAGTGGGTGCgtgcccggccgccaccggcagccccggcgcagctccTCTCCGCGCTGGCCGACCTGCTCCTGCAGGAGATGGGCGGCTCCTCGGGGGTG CTCTACGGGCTCTTCCTGACGGCAGCCGCCCAGCCCCTGCACCGCCGCGGCGACCTCCCGGCCTGGGCTGACGCCACGGACGCCGGCATCGAAGCCGTGCGGCG GTACGGAGGAGCCGCTCCAGGCGACAGGACCATG CTGGACTCGCTGTGCGCCGCCGGCGAGGTCCTGCAAGGCCTGCGCGCCCCCGGAGCCAACCCGCTGCAGGTGCTGGGCGCCGCCGTGCAG AGCGCGGAGGCCGCGGCGGAGGCCACCAGGCACATGGAAGCTGGCGCCGGCAGAGCCAGTTACATCAGCTCGGCCCAGCTGCTGCAGCCGGACcccggggcggtggcggcggcggccgtgctGCGGGccgtgctggaggggctgcaaagCTGA
- the TKFC gene encoding triokinase/FMN cyclase isoform X1: MEVSKKLVNSVASCADDALAGLVACNPGIRLLQGHRVALRADLEGIRGRVALLSGGGSGHEPAHAGYIGKGMLTGVVAGAVFASPAVGSILAAIRAVTRAGAAGTLLIVKNYTGDRLNFGLALERARAEGAAVQMVVVGDDSAFAAPKKAGRRGLCGTVLVHKVAGALAEAGASLNEIVKTVSAAAKAMGTLGLSLSPCSVPGSKPTFQLAHDEMELGLGIHGEAGVRRMKVVSADEAVETMLTHMTDPSNASRLPLSPGSSVVLVVNNLGGLSYLELGIVAGAAVRSLESRGVHVARALVGSFMTALEMAGVSLTLMLVDEELLRLIDAKTTAMAWPNLAAAPAMSRREEVPAPKEEAETVQPATGTGTGGQRAQLVLERVCSTLLALEDELNELDRAAGDGDCGHTHARAARAIQEWVRARPPPAAPAQLLSALADLLLQEMGGSSGVVRRSRSRRQDHAGLAVRRRRGPARPARPRSQPAAGAGRRRAERGGRGGGHQAHGSWRRQSQLHQLGPAAAAGPRGGGGGGRAAGRAGGAAKLRGGRSPPPPPRQPLLCPPALGVAGDQTALPAHPQ, translated from the exons ATGGAG GTCTCCAAGAAGCTGGTGAACTCGGTGGCCAGCTGTGCGGATGATGCCCTGGCAGGGCTGGTCGCCTGCAACCCTGGCATCCGGCTCCTGCAAGGACACCGCGTGGCCCTGCGAGCCGACCTGGAGGGCATCCGGGGCCGCGTGGCTCTGCTCTCCGGAGGGGGCTCTGGCCACGAGCCCGCGCATGCCG GATACATCGGGAAGGGCATGCTGACCGGAGTGGTGGCCGGCGCTGTCTTCGCTTCCCCCGCCGTGGGCAGCATCCTGGCAGCCATCCGGGCGGTGACGCGGGCTGGCGCAG CGGGGACCCTCTTGATCGTGAAGAACTACACCGGGGACCGGCTGAACTTCGGGCTGGCGCTGGAGCGGGCGCGGGCGGAGGGGGCCGCCGTGCAGATGGTGGTTGTGGGGGACGACAGCGCCTTCGCCGCCCCGAAGaaggccgggcgccgcgggctgTGCGGCACGGTGCTCGTACACAAG GTGGCCGGGGCCTTGGCCGAGGCGGGGGCGAGCTTGAACGAGATCGTGAAGACGGTGTCGGCAGCTGCCAAAGCCATGG GTACCCTGGGCCTCAGCCTGTCCCCATGCAGCGTCCCTGGATCCAAGCCCACCTTCCAGCTGGCTCACGATGAGATGGAGCTGGGCCTGG GGATCCACGGCGAAGCGGGTGTGCGCAGGATGAAG gtGGTGTCGGCAGACGAGGCTGTGGAGACCATGCTGACACACATGACGGACCCTTCCAACGCCTCCCGCCTGCCCCTGAGCCCCG GCAGCTCCGTGGTGCTGGTGGTGAACAACCTGGGCGGCCTGTCCTACTTGGAGCTGGGCATCGTGGCCGGTGCAGCCGTGCGCAGCCTGG AGAGCCGAGGCGTCCACGTCGCCAGGGCCTTGGTGGGCTCCTTCATGACAGCGCTGGAGATGGCCGGTGTCTCCCTCACCCTCATGCTGGTGGACGAGGAGCTCCTGAGGCTGATCG ATGCCAAGACCACGGCCATGGCTTGGCCCAACCTGGCTGCAGCACCTGCAATGAGCCGGAGAGAGGAGGTGCCAGCGCCAAAGGAGGAAGCGGAGACAGTGCAGCCTGCGACCGGCACGG GGACTGGCGGGCAGCGGGCACAGCTGGTCCTGGAGCGCGTGTGCAGCACCCTGCTCGCCCTGGAGGACGAGCTCAATGAGCTGGACCGCGCTGCGGGCGACGGGGACTGTGGCCACACGCACGCCCGGGCCGCCCGAG CCATCCAGGAGTGGGTGCgtgcccggccgccaccggcagccccggcgcagctccTCTCCGCGCTGGCCGACCTGCTCCTGCAGGAGATGGGCGGCTCCTCGGGGGTG GTACGGAGGAGCCGCTCCAGGCGACAGGACCATG CTGGACTCGCTGTGCGCCGCCGGCGAGGTCCTGCAAGGCCTGCGCGCCCCCGGAGCCAACCCGCTGCAGGTGCTGGGCGCCGCCGTGCAG AGCGCGGAGGCCGCGGCGGAGGCCACCAGGCACATGGAAGCTGGCGCCGGCAGAGCCAGTTACATCAGCTCGGCCCAGCTGCTGCAGCCGGACcccggggcggtggcggcggcggccgtgctGCGGGccgtgctggaggggctgcaaagCTGAGAGGCGgccgatcccccccccccccgccccggcagccccTCCTGTGCCCCCCGGCTCTGGGGGTGGCGGGAGATCAGACAGCGCTCCCCGCGCATCCCCAATAA
- the DDB1 gene encoding DNA damage-binding protein 1 translates to MSYNYVVTAQKPTAVNGCVTGHFTSAEDLNLLIAKNTRLEIYVVTAEGLRPVKEVGMYGKTAVMELFRPKGESKDLLFILTAKYNACILEYKQNGDSIDIITRAHGNVQDRIGRPSETGIIGIIDPECRMIGLRLYDGLFKVIPLDRENKELKAFNIRLEELQVIDVKFLYGCQAPTICFVYQDPQGRHVKTYEVSLREKEFNKGPWKQENVEAEASMVIAVPEPFGGAIIIGQESITYHNGDKYLAIAPPIIKQSTIVCHNRVDPNGSRYLLGDMEGRLFMLLLEKEEQMDGTVTLKDLRVELLGETSIAECLTYLDNGVVFVGSRLGDSQLVKLNVDSNEQGSYVVAMETFTNLGPIVDMCVVDLERQGQGQLVTCSGAFKEGSLRIIRNGIGIHEHASIDLPGIKGLWPLRSDSHRETDNTLVLSFVGQTRVLMLNGEEVEETELTGFVDDQQTFFCGNVAHQQLIQITSASVRLVSQEPKALVSEWKEPNGKNISVASCNSNQVVVAVGRALYYLEIRPQELRQISCTEMEHEVACLDITPLGDSNGMSPLCAIGLWTDISARILKLPSFELLHKEMLGGEIIPRSILMTTFESSHYLLCALGDGALFYFGLSLETGLLSDRKKVTLGTQPTVLRTFRSLSTTNVFACSDRPTVIYSSNHKLVFSNVNLKEVNYMCPLNSDGYPDSLALANNSTLTIGTIDEIQKLHIRTVPLYESPRKICYQEVSQCFGVLSSRIEVQDASGGTTALRPSASTQALSSSVSTSKLFSSSTAPHETSFGEEVEVHNLLIIDQHTFEVLHAHQFLQNEYALSLVSCKLGKDPNTYFIVGTAMVYPEEAEPKQGRIVVFHYSDGKLQSLAEKEVKGAVYSMVEFNGKLLASINSTVRLYEWTAEKELRTECNHYNNIMALYLKTKGDFILVGDLMRSVLLLAYKPMEGNFEEIARDFNPNWMSAVEILDDDNFLGAENAFNLFVCQKDSAATTDEERQHLQEVGLSHLGEFVNVFCHGSLVMQNLGETSTPTQGSVLFGTVNGMIGLVTSLSESWYNLLLDMQNRLNKVIKSVGKIEHSFWRSFHTERKTEPATGFIDGDLIESFLDISRPKMQEVVANLQIDDGSGMKREATVDDLIKIVEELTRIH, encoded by the exons atgtccTACAATTACGTCGTGACGGCGCAGAAGCCGACGGCGGTGAACGGCTGCGTCACCG GGCACTTCACCTCCGCGGAGGATCTGAATCTGCTGATTGCCAAGAACACCCGGCTTGAGATCTATGTGGTCACAGCAGAGGGGCTGCGGCCTGTCAAGGAGGTGGGCATGTATGGCAAGACCGCTGTTATGGAGCTCTTCCGCCCAAAG GGTGAGAGCAAGGATTTGTTGTTCATCCTGACAGCCAAGTACAATGCGTGTATCCTTGAGTACAAGCAGAATGGGGACAGCATTGATATTATCACCCGTGCCCATGGCAACGTGCAG GATCGTATCGGTCGTCCCTCGGAGACAGGTATAATCGGCATCATTGACCCAGAGTGCCGGATGATTGGCCTGCGACTCTATGACGGCCTCTTCAAGGTCATCCCTCTGGACCGGGAGAACAAGGAGTTAAAGGCTTTTAACATCCGCCTGGAAGAGCTCCAAGTCATCGATGTGAAATTTCTCTATGGTTGTCAGGCTCCGACCATCTGCTTCGTCTACCAG GACCCTCAGGGTCGCCACGTCAAGACATATGAGGTCTCCCTGCGAGAAAAGGAGTTTAACAAAGGTCCTTGGAAGCAGGAGAATGTAGAGGCTGAAGCCTCCATGGTCATTGCAG TGCCAGAGCCTTTTGGAGGAGCAATCATCATTGGGCAGGAGTCCATCACCTATCACAACGGAGACAAATATCTAGCTATAGCTCCACCCATCATCAAG CAAAGTACAATTGTGTGCCACAATCGTGTGGATCCCAATGGGTCCCGATACTtgctgggggacatggagggacgtcTCTTCATGCTGCTCCTGGAGAAGGAGGAACAGATGGATGGCACTGTCACTTTGAAGGACCTGCGTGTGGAACTGCTTGGAGAG ACATCTATTGCAGAGTGTTTGACCTACCTGGACAACGGTGTTGTGTTTGTTGGCTCTCGGCTTGGGGATTCCCAGCTTGTGAAG CTCAATGTGGACAGCAATGAACAGGGCTCCTACGTAGTGGCTATGGAGACCTTCACCAACCTTGGTCCCATCGTCGACATGTGTGTGGTAGACCTGGAAAGACAAGGCCAAGGGCAG CTGGTCACCTGCTCGGGTGCATTTAAAGAGGGTTCGCTGCGGATCATCCGGAATGGCATTGGGATTCATGAGCATGCCAGCATTGACTTGCCAGGAATTAAAG GCCTGTGGCCCCTGAGGTCAGACTCTCATCGTGAGACAGACAATACATTGGTGCTGTCCTTTGTTGGCCAGACCAG GGTTCTTATGTTAAACGGAGAGGAagtggaagagacagagctgacaGGGTTTGTGGATGATCAGCAGACTTTCTTTTGTGGCAATGTGGCCCATCAGCAATTGATTCAG ATCACCTCTGCCTCTGTGAGACTGGTCAGTCAGGAGCCCAAAGCTCTGGTGAGTGAGTGGAAAGAGCCCAATGGGAAGAACATCAGTGTGGCTTCCTGCAACAGTAACCAGGTGGTGGTGGCTGTGGGACGAGCCCTGTATTACCTGGAGATCAGACCCCAGGAGCTCAGGCAGATCAG CTGCACAGAAATGGAGCATGAAGTTGCCTGCCTGGACATCACCCCTTTGGGGGACAGTAACGGCATGTCCCCGCTGTGTGCTATCGGGCTCTGGACTGATATCTCTGCCCGCATCCTAAAGCTGCCTTCATTTGAGCTGCTGCACAAAGAGATGCTGGGAGGAG AAATCATCCCTCGTTCCATCCTGATGACAACCTTTGAGAGCAGCCATTATCTTCTGTGTGCCCTGGGGGATGGGGCTCTCTTCTACTTTGGGCTCAGCCTTGAGACAG GTTTGCTGAGTGACCGGAAGAAGGTGACCCTTGGGACGCAGCCCACTGTCCTGAGGACTTTTCGTTCTTTGTCCACGACCAATGTGTTTGCCTGCTCTGACCGCCCCACCGTGATCTACAGCAGTAACCACAAGCTGGTCTTCTCCAATGTCAACCTTAAGGAGGTGAACTACATGTGTCCCCTCAACTCGGATGGGTATCCTGACAG CCTGGCATTGGCCAATAACAGCACCCTGACAATCGGCACTATTGATGAGATCCAGAAGCTGCACATCCGCACAGTTCCCCTCTATGAATCACCCAG GAAGATCTGCTACCAAGAGGTGTCACAGTGTTTTGGTGTGCTCTCGAGTCGTATCGAGGTGCAGGATGCCAGTGGGGGTACCACTGCACTCAGACCCAGCGCCAGCACGCAG GCCCTATCCAGCAGCGTGAGCACCAGCAAGCTGTTCTCCAGCAGCACGGCACCACACGAGACATCCTTTGGAGAGGAGGTGGAGGTGCACAACCTGCTCATTATAGATCAGCATACTTTTGAAG TGCTTCATGCTCACCAGTTTCTGCAAAATGAATACGCCCTTAGCCTGGTCTCCTGCAAGCTTGGCAAAGATCCAAACACCTACTTCATTGTGGGCACTGCCATGGTGTATCCTGAGGAGGCAGAGCCCAAACAGGGCCGCATTGTTGTCTTCCACTATTCTGACG GGAagctgcagagcctggcagagaAGGAGGTGAAAGGGGCTGTGTATTCCATGGTGGAGTTCAATGGGAAGCTGTTAGCCAGCATCAACAGCACG GTGCGCCTGTATGAGTGGACAGCTGAGAAAGAGCTGCGCACAGAGTGCAACCATTACAATAACATCATGGCGCTTTACTTGAAGACCAAGGGAGACTTCATCCTTGTAGGAGATCTGATGCGGTCTGTCCTGCTCCTTGCGTACAAGCCCATGGAAGGAAACTTTGAGGAG ATTGCTCGGGACTTCAATCCAAACTGGATGAGTGCTGTAGAGATCTTGGACGATGACAACTTCTTGGGAGCAGAGAACGCCTTTAACCTGTTTGTATGCCAGAAGGACAG TGCTGCCACAACCGATGAAGAGCGCCAGCACTTGCAAGAGGTGGGGCTGTCCCATCTGGGAGAATTTGTCAACGTTTTCTGCCATGGGTCTCTGGTCATGCAGAACCTGGGTGAGACGTCTACACCAACGCAGGGCTCAGTTCTCTTCGGCACAGTCAACGGCATGATTG GACTGGTGACCTCGCTGTCGGAGAGCTGGTACAACCTCCTGCTGGACATGCAGAACAGGCTCAATAAAGTCATCAAGAGCGTGGGCAAGATCGAGCACTCTTT CTGGAGATCATTTCACACTGAACGCAAGACGGAACCAGCTACGGGGTTCATTGATGGTGACTTGATTGAAAGTTTCTTGGACATCAGCAGGCCCAAGATGCAGGAGGTGGTGGCAAACCTGCAG ATTGATGACGGCAGCGGCATGAAGAGGGAGGCCACCGTAGATGACCTGATAAAGATTGTGGAGGAGCTGACCCGGATCCATTAG
- the TKFC gene encoding triokinase/FMN cyclase isoform X3 → MQQRPSSSPCRVPVPEAKPGGAAPRPVRRGPIPKRHGFHPAPFPGLGGVGSSTTRAGGGPPPVPTSCSAPAAVTLCRSPWLPPLSAAQVSKKLVNSVASCADDALAGLVACNPGIRLLQGHRVALRADLEGIRGRVALLSGGGSGHEPAHAGYIGKGMLTGVVAGAVFASPAVGSILAAIRAVTRAGAAGTLLIVKNYTGDRLNFGLALERARAEGAAVQMVVVGDDSAFAAPKKAGRRGLCGTVLVHKVAGALAEAGASLNEIVKTVSAAAKAMGTLGLSLSPCSVPGSKPTFQLAHDEMELGLGIHGEAGVRRMKVVSADEAVETMLTHMTDPSNASRLPLSPGSSVVLVVNNLGGLSYLELGIVAGAAVRSLESRGVHVARALVGSFMTALEMAGVSLTLMLVDEELLRLIDAKTTAMAWPNLAAAPAMSRREEVPAPKEEAETVQPATGTGTGGQRAQLVLERVCSTLLALEDELNELDRAAGDGDCGHTHARAARAIQEWVRARPPPAAPAQLLSALADLLLQEMGGSSGVLYGLFLTAAAQPLHRRGDLPAWADATDAGIEAVRRYGGAAPGDRTMLDSLCAAGEVLQGLRAPGANPLQVLGAAVQSAEAAAEATRHMEAGAGRASYISSAQLLQPDPGAVAAAAVLRAVLEGLQS, encoded by the exons ATGCAGCAGAGACCTTCCTCCTCACCCTGCCGGGTGCCGGTGCCAGAAGCCAAGCCTGGAGGAGCGGCACCACGGCCGGTGCGACGTGGCCCCATCCCGAAAAGGCATGGTTTCCACCCCGCTCCCTTCCCTGGCCTGGGTGGGGTGGGGTCCAGCACCacgagggctgggggggggcccccTCCCGTCCCTACGTCCTGCAGCGCTCCGGCCGCCGTCACCCTGTGCCGCTCCCCGTGGCTGCCTCCTCTCTCTGCCGCGCAGGTCTCCAAGAAGCTGGTGAACTCGGTGGCCAGCTGTGCGGATGATGCCCTGGCAGGGCTGGTCGCCTGCAACCCTGGCATCCGGCTCCTGCAAGGACACCGCGTGGCCCTGCGAGCCGACCTGGAGGGCATCCGGGGCCGCGTGGCTCTGCTCTCCGGAGGGGGCTCTGGCCACGAGCCCGCGCATGCCG GATACATCGGGAAGGGCATGCTGACCGGAGTGGTGGCCGGCGCTGTCTTCGCTTCCCCCGCCGTGGGCAGCATCCTGGCAGCCATCCGGGCGGTGACGCGGGCTGGCGCAG CGGGGACCCTCTTGATCGTGAAGAACTACACCGGGGACCGGCTGAACTTCGGGCTGGCGCTGGAGCGGGCGCGGGCGGAGGGGGCCGCCGTGCAGATGGTGGTTGTGGGGGACGACAGCGCCTTCGCCGCCCCGAAGaaggccgggcgccgcgggctgTGCGGCACGGTGCTCGTACACAAG GTGGCCGGGGCCTTGGCCGAGGCGGGGGCGAGCTTGAACGAGATCGTGAAGACGGTGTCGGCAGCTGCCAAAGCCATGG GTACCCTGGGCCTCAGCCTGTCCCCATGCAGCGTCCCTGGATCCAAGCCCACCTTCCAGCTGGCTCACGATGAGATGGAGCTGGGCCTGG GGATCCACGGCGAAGCGGGTGTGCGCAGGATGAAG gtGGTGTCGGCAGACGAGGCTGTGGAGACCATGCTGACACACATGACGGACCCTTCCAACGCCTCCCGCCTGCCCCTGAGCCCCG GCAGCTCCGTGGTGCTGGTGGTGAACAACCTGGGCGGCCTGTCCTACTTGGAGCTGGGCATCGTGGCCGGTGCAGCCGTGCGCAGCCTGG AGAGCCGAGGCGTCCACGTCGCCAGGGCCTTGGTGGGCTCCTTCATGACAGCGCTGGAGATGGCCGGTGTCTCCCTCACCCTCATGCTGGTGGACGAGGAGCTCCTGAGGCTGATCG ATGCCAAGACCACGGCCATGGCTTGGCCCAACCTGGCTGCAGCACCTGCAATGAGCCGGAGAGAGGAGGTGCCAGCGCCAAAGGAGGAAGCGGAGACAGTGCAGCCTGCGACCGGCACGG GGACTGGCGGGCAGCGGGCACAGCTGGTCCTGGAGCGCGTGTGCAGCACCCTGCTCGCCCTGGAGGACGAGCTCAATGAGCTGGACCGCGCTGCGGGCGACGGGGACTGTGGCCACACGCACGCCCGGGCCGCCCGAG CCATCCAGGAGTGGGTGCgtgcccggccgccaccggcagccccggcgcagctccTCTCCGCGCTGGCCGACCTGCTCCTGCAGGAGATGGGCGGCTCCTCGGGGGTG CTCTACGGGCTCTTCCTGACGGCAGCCGCCCAGCCCCTGCACCGCCGCGGCGACCTCCCGGCCTGGGCTGACGCCACGGACGCCGGCATCGAAGCCGTGCGGCG GTACGGAGGAGCCGCTCCAGGCGACAGGACCATG CTGGACTCGCTGTGCGCCGCCGGCGAGGTCCTGCAAGGCCTGCGCGCCCCCGGAGCCAACCCGCTGCAGGTGCTGGGCGCCGCCGTGCAG AGCGCGGAGGCCGCGGCGGAGGCCACCAGGCACATGGAAGCTGGCGCCGGCAGAGCCAGTTACATCAGCTCGGCCCAGCTGCTGCAGCCGGACcccggggcggtggcggcggcggccgtgctGCGGGccgtgctggaggggctgcaaagCTGA